One genomic segment of Aquipluma nitroreducens includes these proteins:
- a CDS encoding transketolase family protein, whose protein sequence is MEKNLVTKAADNVRILSASMVEKAKSGHPGGAMGGADFITVLYSEFLNYDPSDMTWINRDRFFLDPGHMSPMLYSILSMTGNYTMEELSNFRQWGSPTPGHPEVEPARGVENTSGPLGQGHVMAIGAAIAERFMVQRFGEVMAHKTYAFISDGGVQEEISQGGGRIAGFLGLSNLIMFYDSNDIQLSTETKDVTNEDTAKKYEAWGWKVVTIEGNNADAIRAALKEAQAEKEKPNLIIGKTIMGKGALKEDGSSFERQCATHGMPLGEAGASYEKSILNLGGDPKNPFVIFDDVQAMFAARKAELIAAAAQKKAAQQVWEKANPELAAKLAKFFSKSAPEFDFSKIVQKAGSATRAASSTVLAAFAGEVENMVVSSADLSNSDKTDGFLKKTKAFTKGDFSGSFFQAGVCELTMACIMNGMALHGGIIPVCGTFFVFSDYMKPAVRMAALMQLPVKYVWTHDAFRVGEDGPTHQPVEQEAQIRLMEKLKNHHGKNSTLVLRPADAEEATVAWKLALENIDTPTALILSRQNIKNLPSKGDRYAEAQQAAKGAYIVTDSEGTPNVILLASGSEVATLVEGQVLLEKEGIKCRIVSVPSEGLFRSQSKEYQQSVLPAGIKKFGMTAGLPVNLEGLVGADGKVFGLESFGFSAPYTVLDEKLGFTAVNVYNQVKEILA, encoded by the coding sequence ATGGAAAAAAATCTTGTAACAAAAGCCGCCGATAATGTGAGAATCCTTTCGGCTTCTATGGTTGAAAAAGCCAAATCAGGTCATCCTGGCGGTGCCATGGGTGGTGCCGACTTTATAACAGTATTGTATTCAGAATTTCTGAATTACGATCCAAGTGACATGACATGGATCAACCGCGACCGGTTCTTCCTCGATCCGGGCCATATGTCTCCAATGTTGTATTCAATCCTGTCGATGACCGGAAACTACACCATGGAAGAACTCTCCAATTTTCGTCAATGGGGAAGCCCAACACCTGGCCATCCTGAAGTTGAACCTGCACGCGGAGTTGAAAACACATCAGGTCCTCTCGGGCAAGGACACGTAATGGCCATCGGTGCTGCTATTGCCGAACGTTTCATGGTTCAGCGCTTTGGAGAAGTGATGGCTCACAAAACGTACGCTTTTATTTCTGATGGTGGCGTTCAGGAAGAAATTTCACAAGGTGGCGGACGTATTGCCGGATTCCTTGGATTGAGCAACCTGATCATGTTCTACGACTCGAACGACATCCAGCTTTCGACTGAAACAAAAGATGTGACCAATGAAGACACTGCAAAAAAATATGAAGCATGGGGATGGAAAGTAGTTACCATCGAAGGTAATAATGCCGATGCTATCCGTGCTGCACTAAAAGAAGCTCAGGCTGAGAAAGAAAAACCAAACCTGATTATTGGTAAAACCATCATGGGTAAAGGCGCTCTGAAAGAAGACGGCTCAAGTTTCGAACGCCAGTGTGCTACTCATGGAATGCCTTTGGGCGAAGCTGGTGCTTCCTATGAAAAATCGATCCTGAACTTGGGTGGCGATCCGAAGAACCCATTCGTTATTTTCGACGATGTTCAGGCCATGTTTGCTGCCCGTAAAGCAGAACTGATTGCTGCTGCAGCTCAGAAAAAAGCGGCTCAGCAAGTCTGGGAAAAAGCAAATCCTGAACTGGCTGCCAAACTGGCTAAATTCTTCAGCAAATCAGCTCCTGAATTTGATTTCAGCAAAATTGTACAGAAAGCTGGTTCTGCAACACGCGCCGCTTCAAGCACTGTTTTGGCTGCTTTTGCAGGTGAAGTTGAAAATATGGTTGTTTCTTCAGCCGACCTTTCAAACTCCGATAAAACCGACGGCTTCCTGAAAAAGACAAAAGCTTTCACCAAAGGCGATTTCTCTGGTTCATTCTTTCAGGCTGGCGTTTGCGAATTAACAATGGCTTGTATTATGAACGGGATGGCACTGCATGGCGGTATTATTCCGGTTTGTGGAACATTCTTCGTATTCTCCGACTACATGAAACCAGCAGTTCGTATGGCTGCACTGATGCAGTTGCCGGTGAAATATGTTTGGACTCACGATGCGTTCCGCGTCGGTGAAGATGGACCAACTCACCAACCCGTTGAACAGGAAGCTCAAATCCGTCTGATGGAAAAACTGAAAAACCACCACGGCAAAAACTCAACATTGGTACTTCGTCCGGCTGATGCTGAAGAAGCTACTGTTGCATGGAAATTGGCTCTTGAAAATATTGATACTCCAACTGCGTTGATCCTTTCACGTCAGAACATCAAAAATCTGCCTTCAAAAGGCGATCGTTATGCTGAAGCACAGCAGGCGGCTAAAGGTGCTTACATCGTTACCGATTCTGAAGGTACTCCTAATGTAATCCTTTTGGCCAGCGGTTCAGAAGTGGCTACTTTGGTCGAAGGACAGGTATTACTCGAAAAAGAAGGCATCAAATGCCGCATCGTTTCTGTTCCTTCCGAAGGTTTATTCCGCAGCCAAAGCAAAGAATATCAGCAAAGTGTATTGCCAGCAGGAATTAAAAAATTCGGTATGACTGCCGGCTTGCCTGTTAACCTTGAAGGATTGGTTGGCGCCGACGGAAAAGTATTCGGATTGGAATCATTCGGATTCTCCGCTCCTTACACTGTTCTGGACGAAAAATTGGGATTCACGGCTGTTAATGTTTACAATCAGGTAAAAGAAATTCTGGCATAG
- a CDS encoding SDR family oxidoreductase encodes MQIKSCLLHLHLQFASKFTNFINTKNMDLKNKTILITGGSAGIGLEAAKQFFEIGAKVIITGRSQEKLDAAKKLYPNLIAIKSDVANEEDAISLFNQVKELGGIDILYNNAGVGVMPSNLGVASDKHFEGATYEMNINYLAVIRLNNLFLDMLKSRKESAIINTTSVLSYVPSMLEATYSATKTALAFYTKSLREHLRIANSPVKVFELLPPAVETELIAHRKVKKMSTEKLIKGLIAGLQNDQYTIRIGYTTAIYMLNRLFPKLAFRLVNPREADKFLQ; translated from the coding sequence TTGCAAATTAAAAGTTGTTTATTACATTTGCACTTGCAATTTGCAAGCAAATTTACGAATTTTATAAATACAAAAAATATGGACTTAAAAAATAAAACAATATTGATTACCGGTGGAAGTGCCGGCATTGGACTTGAAGCCGCCAAACAGTTTTTTGAAATTGGTGCAAAGGTTATCATCACAGGCAGAAGCCAGGAAAAATTAGATGCCGCCAAAAAACTGTATCCGAATTTGATTGCTATAAAAAGTGATGTTGCCAACGAAGAAGATGCAATTTCTCTGTTCAATCAGGTTAAGGAATTAGGCGGAATTGATATTCTTTATAATAACGCAGGTGTTGGCGTAATGCCTTCAAATTTGGGTGTTGCCAGCGACAAACATTTTGAAGGTGCGACCTACGAAATGAACATCAATTACCTAGCGGTTATTCGGCTGAACAATCTTTTTTTGGATATGTTGAAATCAAGAAAAGAGAGTGCCATAATCAACACCACATCTGTTTTGAGTTATGTGCCTTCGATGCTTGAAGCAACATACTCGGCGACAAAAACAGCATTAGCGTTTTATACAAAATCACTTCGTGAACACTTGCGAATTGCAAACAGTCCTGTGAAAGTGTTTGAGTTGTTACCACCTGCGGTAGAAACAGAACTAATAGCACACAGAAAAGTCAAAAAAATGAGCACCGAAAAATTGATAAAAGGATTGATTGCTGGATTACAAAATGACCAATACACCATTCGTATTGGCTATACAACAGCAATTTATATGCTTAATCGCCTTTTCCCAAAATTGGCTTTCCGATTGGTTAATCCAAGGGAAGCAGACAAATTTTTGCAATAA
- a CDS encoding winged helix DNA-binding domain-containing protein, producing MNTTDISTLRLQNQQVAATKFKSAKELVGWMGAMQAQDYNQAKWAIGVRLPHLTEEQIESAFNQGEILRTHLMRPTWHFVSAEDIYWLLELTAKQIKSTTKSRNRDLGLTESDLQKSKEVFIKSLEGNRSLTREELSDQFNSAGINTYEQRLPHILMEAEIDGIICSGSIRAKKQTYALLAERVPVKKNLSKDEALSLLAKKYFTSHGPATLPDFVWWSGLPVAEARKALEMNKSTLISETINNETYWLVESVAQATSLSDSVYLLPAFDEYLISYKDRSSAITLKNHSKAISNNGIFRPIIVVNGQISGLWKRTIKKDSVLIELDHFRPHSKKEIGLIENAAKMFGHFSGRKVEVKIQQ from the coding sequence ATGAATACGACAGATATTTCAACCCTCCGTCTCCAAAACCAGCAAGTTGCCGCAACAAAATTTAAATCAGCAAAAGAACTCGTGGGCTGGATGGGCGCTATGCAGGCACAAGATTACAATCAGGCCAAATGGGCTATTGGCGTACGGTTGCCGCATTTAACCGAAGAGCAAATCGAATCAGCATTCAACCAAGGTGAAATTTTACGCACCCATTTGATGCGCCCCACCTGGCATTTTGTTTCGGCCGAAGATATTTATTGGCTTTTAGAACTTACCGCCAAACAAATTAAATCAACTACCAAATCAAGGAACCGTGATTTGGGACTTACTGAAAGTGACCTTCAAAAGAGCAAGGAGGTTTTCATAAAATCGCTGGAAGGAAATCGATCACTTACCCGCGAAGAATTAAGCGATCAATTCAATAGCGCTGGAATAAACACCTACGAACAACGATTGCCGCACATCCTGATGGAAGCAGAAATTGATGGAATTATATGCAGTGGTAGCATCCGGGCCAAAAAGCAAACTTATGCTTTGCTGGCGGAAAGAGTTCCGGTAAAGAAAAACTTATCAAAAGACGAAGCTTTGTCATTGCTGGCTAAGAAGTACTTTACCAGTCACGGCCCAGCCACCTTGCCCGATTTTGTGTGGTGGTCGGGCCTGCCGGTTGCTGAAGCTCGCAAAGCGCTGGAGATGAACAAATCGACTTTGATTTCGGAAACTATAAACAACGAAACATATTGGCTTGTCGAATCGGTCGCTCAGGCAACTTCTTTATCTGACTCGGTTTACTTGCTCCCAGCTTTCGACGAATACCTTATAAGTTACAAAGACCGAAGTTCGGCTATTACGTTGAAAAATCACTCCAAAGCCATTTCGAACAATGGTATTTTCAGGCCAATAATAGTTGTGAATGGGCAGATTTCAGGATTGTGGAAAAGAACGATCAAAAAAGACTCGGTGCTGATAGAACTTGACCATTTCAGGCCACACAGCAAAAAAGAAATTGGGTTAATTGAAAACGCTGCCAAAATGTTTGGGCATTTTTCCGGGAGGAAGGTAGAAGTAAAAATTCAGCAATAG
- a CDS encoding YARHG domain-containing protein, protein MKHILISLLFVFSIATIIANDAFLGSRGGNVFPIIRNESIRMVKEEIRVVMEKDSCRVYCKFWFKNLGTKAENVFMGFPDYFENMTEISNPLRGFTCAVNGHITAFDKRTQTTEVDKIPELKRYEKWFCWNVNFKPGETVLIENNYNGDLGGSADGTCSFSYLIGTAQTWSSTIANGKVIFDYSKIASKAFVDTTFYSDRTLPKGLERSIYNDSIVFSYNNYLPKWNETLKVNLLCYWKCPYGGSQEVFTESPILGNIMVKTLNQQTLRLMRNEMFARHGYIFNDTELKNYFMSQSWYKPNPTFNPNQLNEFEQLFLKYLKNLEEDKHVK, encoded by the coding sequence ATGAAACATATTTTAATCAGTTTACTGTTTGTATTTTCAATCGCAACGATCATAGCAAACGATGCCTTTCTGGGATCAAGAGGCGGAAATGTATTTCCCATTATCCGAAATGAAAGCATCCGAATGGTTAAGGAAGAAATAAGGGTTGTTATGGAAAAGGATAGCTGTAGAGTGTATTGCAAGTTTTGGTTCAAAAATCTGGGGACCAAAGCTGAGAATGTATTCATGGGATTTCCTGACTATTTCGAAAATATGACTGAGATTTCAAATCCACTCAGAGGCTTTACCTGTGCTGTAAACGGCCATATAACGGCATTTGACAAACGGACTCAAACCACCGAAGTTGATAAAATCCCTGAATTAAAACGCTACGAGAAATGGTTTTGCTGGAATGTAAACTTCAAACCCGGAGAAACAGTTTTGATTGAAAACAATTACAACGGCGATCTAGGTGGCTCTGCGGATGGGACTTGCAGTTTCAGTTATTTGATTGGAACTGCACAAACCTGGAGCAGTACTATCGCCAATGGAAAGGTCATTTTCGACTACTCAAAAATTGCTTCAAAAGCATTTGTTGATACCACTTTCTATTCAGACAGAACCTTACCAAAGGGGCTTGAACGGAGCATTTATAACGACAGCATTGTGTTTTCGTACAATAACTACCTACCAAAATGGAACGAGACTTTAAAAGTAAACTTGCTCTGTTATTGGAAATGTCCGTATGGCGGATCACAGGAAGTATTTACAGAATCTCCAATCTTAGGCAATATAATGGTTAAGACGCTTAACCAACAAACGCTTAGGTTAATGAGAAATGAAATGTTTGCCAGGCATGGATACATTTTTAATGATACCGAGTTGAAGAATTATTTTATGTCCCAATCCTGGTATAAGCCTAATCCTACTTTCAATCCAAATCAGCTGAATGAATTTGAACAGTTGTTTTTAAAATACCTGAAAAATTTAGAAGAAGACAAGCACGTAAAATAA
- a CDS encoding DUF1003 domain-containing protein, translated as MKTFRSDISNEEFQIADKVSAKTIRHSILNLIQKEHPLFSHDSHLSISELNLFRKKHISEYLSKELGKLTDPEKKVLTSITENTTLSDKIDGEDQQILTFGQKIADKVASFGGSWTFIISFGIFISLWISLNIFWLVNKGFDPYPFILLNLILSCLAALQAPVIMMSQNRQEEKDRERAKNDYMINLKSELEIRTLHEKIDHFVMDQQQELLDIQKTQIEMLTDILKHVEKSGQ; from the coding sequence ATGAAAACTTTCCGAAGTGACATTTCGAACGAAGAATTTCAGATTGCTGATAAAGTCTCGGCTAAAACAATCCGGCATTCCATTTTAAACTTGATACAAAAAGAACATCCTCTTTTTTCGCATGATAGTCATTTGTCCATCAGCGAATTAAACCTTTTCAGAAAAAAACACATCTCGGAATACCTGTCAAAAGAACTTGGGAAACTGACCGATCCTGAAAAGAAGGTATTAACTTCAATAACCGAGAACACCACTTTATCAGATAAGATTGATGGGGAAGATCAGCAGATTCTAACTTTTGGTCAAAAGATTGCTGATAAAGTCGCTTCATTTGGTGGTAGCTGGACATTTATTATCTCATTCGGGATATTTATTTCTCTATGGATTAGCCTGAATATCTTTTGGTTGGTCAACAAAGGTTTCGACCCCTACCCTTTTATTCTTTTGAATTTAATATTGTCGTGTTTGGCTGCACTTCAGGCTCCTGTAATAATGATGAGCCAAAACCGTCAGGAAGAAAAAGACCGGGAAAGGGCCAAAAACGACTACATGATCAACCTGAAATCAGAATTGGAAATCAGAACGCTACACGAAAAAATCGATCATTTCGTCATGGATCAACAGCAAGAGCTTTTGGATATTCAAAAAACTCAAATTGAGATGTTGACTGATATACTTAAACATGTTGAAAAAAGTGGGCAATAA
- a CDS encoding NADP-dependent oxidoreductase: protein MKAFTINRYSKKDKLQLVEVSEPAVKENDVLIQVHSASINQLDDKLKSGEFKLLMPYKFPLILGHDVAGVVTKVGSKVSHFKVGDEVFARPADFRIGTFAEYIAVNENDVALKPKHISMEEAASIPLVALTVWQAFVEKAKLKKGQKVFIQAGSGGVGTIAIQLAKHLGATVATTTSANNFELVKSLGADVVIDYKTQDFETILKDYDLVLNSQDEKTLEKSLRTLKKGGKVISISGPPDTAFAKEIGLSWFMKTAIFFLSKKVRNQAKKLNVDYSFLFMKANGKQLSEIGSLIEAGVIRPVVDKVFPFEQTNEAMSYVASGRAKGKVIVKVK, encoded by the coding sequence ATGAAAGCATTTACAATAAACCGTTACAGTAAGAAAGATAAGCTTCAATTGGTTGAAGTTTCCGAACCTGCTGTTAAAGAAAATGATGTATTGATTCAAGTCCACTCTGCAAGTATCAATCAGTTAGATGACAAACTAAAAAGTGGTGAGTTTAAATTGCTGATGCCTTACAAATTTCCTTTGATTTTAGGACATGATGTGGCTGGTGTCGTAACCAAAGTCGGCTCAAAAGTCAGTCATTTCAAGGTTGGCGATGAAGTGTTTGCTCGTCCTGCCGATTTTCGGATTGGCACATTTGCTGAATACATTGCCGTCAATGAAAATGATGTCGCCTTGAAACCAAAACACATTTCAATGGAAGAAGCAGCTTCTATTCCTTTGGTTGCATTAACTGTTTGGCAAGCATTTGTAGAAAAGGCAAAACTCAAAAAAGGTCAGAAAGTGTTTATTCAAGCAGGTTCGGGCGGTGTCGGAACGATTGCTATTCAGTTGGCAAAACATTTGGGTGCAACTGTGGCCACAACCACAAGTGCCAATAATTTTGAATTGGTCAAAAGTTTGGGCGCTGATGTCGTGATTGATTACAAAACGCAAGATTTTGAAACCATTTTGAAAGATTACGATTTGGTGTTGAACAGCCAAGACGAAAAAACGCTTGAAAAGTCCTTACGAACTCTCAAAAAAGGCGGAAAAGTCATTTCTATTTCCGGTCCGCCTGATACGGCCTTTGCAAAAGAAATCGGATTATCGTGGTTTATGAAAACTGCCATTTTCTTTTTGAGTAAAAAGGTCAGAAATCAAGCAAAGAAACTCAATGTTGATTATTCGTTTTTGTTTATGAAAGCCAACGGCAAACAATTATCTGAAATTGGTTCGCTGATTGAAGCAGGTGTCATTCGTCCCGTGGTTGATAAAGTTTTCCCGTTTGAGCAAACGAACGAAGCAATGTCTTATGTCGCAAGTGGACGTGCCAAAGGAAAAGTTATTGTCAAAGTCAAGTAG
- the nudC gene encoding NAD(+) diphosphatase, with translation MIQDIHPHRFSNQYLANKAIGETDYIFHYQGNTLLLKANGEELAIPQKKDFPEISGEMESVFLFSLNEVSCFLVWDDLKADESRFEYKDISFFRTTNQKEIAWISVVGLHLRNWYLQNKFCGKCGSKTQHKNDERAIVCPSCNTVVYPKISPAIIVAIISDDKILLAHNANFVGNWYSLIAGFVDVGETLEETLVREVKEEVGLDVWNIRYYKSQPWALSGSMMIGFIAEADANQPICIDGKEITDALWFSRGNLPSHPSTISIAGEMIEKFEKGELL, from the coding sequence ATGATTCAGGATATTCACCCGCACCGTTTCAGTAATCAATATCTTGCCAATAAGGCGATAGGAGAGACTGATTATATTTTTCATTATCAGGGAAACACTTTATTGCTCAAAGCAAACGGCGAAGAATTAGCGATACCGCAGAAAAAGGATTTTCCGGAGATTTCTGGTGAAATGGAATCGGTGTTTTTATTCAGCCTGAATGAGGTTTCTTGTTTCCTGGTTTGGGACGACCTAAAAGCGGACGAATCGCGGTTTGAGTACAAGGACATTAGTTTTTTTCGGACAACCAACCAGAAAGAAATTGCCTGGATTAGCGTTGTTGGTCTTCATTTGAGGAACTGGTATCTTCAAAACAAATTCTGCGGAAAATGCGGCTCCAAAACGCAACACAAGAATGACGAGCGGGCAATAGTTTGTCCTTCGTGCAACACAGTTGTTTACCCCAAAATTTCACCGGCTATTATTGTGGCCATTATCAGTGACGATAAAATTTTACTGGCTCACAATGCGAATTTCGTCGGCAATTGGTATTCGTTAATTGCCGGTTTTGTTGATGTAGGCGAAACCCTCGAAGAAACTCTGGTTCGCGAGGTTAAAGAAGAGGTTGGGCTGGATGTTTGGAATATTCGGTATTATAAAAGTCAACCCTGGGCGCTTTCGGGTTCGATGATGATTGGTTTTATTGCCGAAGCCGACGCAAATCAACCGATTTGCATTGATGGAAAAGAGATAACCGATGCTTTGTGGTTTTCGAGGGGAAATCTCCCGAGCCATCCGTCAACCATAAGCATTGCCGGCGAGATGATTGAAAAGTTTGAAAAAGGAGAGCTGCTATAG
- a CDS encoding TIM-barrel domain-containing protein, whose product MKRILYFTFATLFLSACSQQVWEKTTKGVVVHPKSKTESSARTVSLEVVNDEIIHVLASPTDQFSATKSLCVVEQPTNTIPFNVTEQNDSLILTTTKVKAAVSLSSGAVVFYDENGRKLLPERATGGKTFTPITVEGTKGYSFSQIFESPDDEAFYGLGQHQSDEFNYKGRNEILYQYNTKVSVPFVVSNKNYGLLWDNYSVTKFGDPRDYSDMDLFKLYNAKGEEGGLSGIYYTNSDTNQVFVNRNESAIDYENLTTIKKFPEGFQFNNSMIVWKGQIEPNESGEFHFKLYYAGYTKVYINDELVVPERWRTAWNPNTYKFTKQLEQGKKYSIRLEWKPDGGVSYLSLKALSPRPKADQDALTLTSEMGDQIDYYFIRGNNLDEVISGYRTVTGKAQIMPKWAMGYWQSRERYKTADELTSVVQEYRKRKIPLDNIVLDWSYWPVTDWGSHDFDVARFPDPAAMVQKVHDMNAHIMISVWPKFYHTTQNYKDFDSKGWMYQRAVKDSIRDWIGKGYIGSFYDAYNPDARKLFWNQMKEKLYSKGFDAWWMDASEPDILSNASMEYRKELMTPTALGPSTKYFNAYALMNAEAIYDGQRGVDPNKRVFLLTRSGFAGLQRYSTATWSGDIGTRWEDMKAQISAGLNFAISGIPYWTMDIGGFCVEKRYERAKEGSADLDEWRELNSRWYQFGAFCPLFRSHGQFPYREIYNMAPETHPAYKSMVYVNKLRYRLMPYIYSLAGKTHFEDYTIMRALVMDFNGDKQVENVGDQYMFGPSLMVAPVYQYKARSREVYFPAANGWYDLYSGKYTEGGQKISVDAPYERMPLFVKEGSIVPFGPEIQYASEKQADVITLYVYTGKNAEFTLYEDEGINYNYEKGSFSTIQFKYDETSGKLTIGDATGSFDGMLKSRKFNIVWVGKQKPVAFDLSRKADETVTYDGKALEVIRK is encoded by the coding sequence ATGAAGCGAATTTTATATTTCACTTTTGCTACTCTTTTTTTATCAGCCTGTTCTCAGCAGGTTTGGGAGAAAACTACGAAAGGAGTAGTTGTTCACCCTAAATCGAAAACAGAAAGTAGTGCGCGTACCGTTAGTCTTGAAGTTGTGAACGATGAGATTATTCACGTTTTGGCTTCACCAACCGATCAGTTCTCGGCGACAAAAAGTTTGTGTGTGGTTGAACAGCCAACAAATACAATTCCATTTAATGTCACAGAACAGAACGACAGCCTGATTTTAACAACCACAAAAGTAAAAGCTGCGGTTTCTCTATCTTCTGGAGCTGTTGTTTTCTATGACGAAAATGGCCGGAAACTTCTTCCGGAAAGGGCAACTGGTGGTAAAACATTTACCCCCATTACTGTTGAAGGCACCAAAGGATACAGCTTTTCGCAGATTTTTGAATCGCCCGACGATGAGGCTTTCTACGGATTAGGTCAGCATCAATCGGACGAGTTTAACTACAAAGGTCGCAACGAGATTTTATACCAGTACAATACCAAAGTATCGGTTCCATTTGTAGTTTCGAATAAAAATTATGGTCTTTTGTGGGACAATTATTCGGTGACCAAATTTGGCGATCCACGAGATTATTCCGACATGGATCTGTTCAAACTTTACAACGCAAAAGGCGAGGAGGGCGGTTTATCTGGAATTTATTATACCAATTCAGATACCAATCAGGTGTTTGTTAACCGCAACGAATCCGCTATTGATTACGAAAACCTGACGACCATCAAGAAATTTCCTGAAGGCTTTCAGTTCAACAATTCAATGATCGTATGGAAAGGCCAGATTGAGCCTAACGAATCAGGCGAATTCCATTTCAAACTGTATTATGCCGGATATACCAAAGTTTACATCAACGACGAATTGGTTGTTCCTGAACGCTGGCGTACTGCCTGGAATCCGAATACCTACAAATTCACCAAACAACTCGAACAGGGTAAAAAATATTCGATTCGTCTGGAATGGAAACCCGATGGAGGCGTTTCATACCTAAGCCTGAAAGCTTTAAGTCCAAGGCCAAAAGCAGATCAGGATGCACTGACGCTGACATCAGAAATGGGCGATCAGATCGACTACTATTTTATTCGGGGAAATAATCTGGATGAGGTAATCAGTGGATACCGCACGGTAACTGGCAAAGCGCAGATTATGCCCAAATGGGCTATGGGCTACTGGCAGAGCCGTGAACGCTATAAAACTGCTGACGAGTTGACTAGTGTTGTTCAGGAGTATCGCAAGCGCAAGATTCCACTTGATAATATTGTACTCGATTGGAGTTATTGGCCTGTAACAGATTGGGGTTCGCACGATTTTGATGTGGCCCGTTTCCCTGATCCTGCCGCGATGGTTCAGAAAGTTCACGACATGAATGCACACATCATGATTTCGGTATGGCCCAAATTTTACCACACTACTCAAAATTATAAGGATTTCGACAGCAAAGGCTGGATGTATCAACGTGCAGTAAAGGACAGTATCCGCGACTGGATTGGTAAAGGCTACATTGGTTCGTTTTACGATGCCTACAATCCTGATGCCCGGAAGTTATTTTGGAACCAGATGAAAGAAAAGCTCTACAGCAAAGGCTTTGATGCCTGGTGGATGGATGCTTCAGAACCAGATATTCTCTCGAATGCCAGCATGGAATACCGCAAAGAATTGATGACACCGACTGCACTCGGACCATCGACCAAATATTTCAATGCTTATGCCCTGATGAATGCTGAAGCCATTTACGATGGCCAACGTGGTGTCGATCCGAATAAACGTGTTTTCCTGTTGACCCGCTCCGGATTTGCTGGATTGCAACGTTATTCAACCGCTACCTGGAGTGGCGATATTGGTACCCGTTGGGAAGATATGAAAGCCCAGATTTCAGCCGGATTGAATTTTGCAATCTCCGGAATTCCATACTGGACCATGGATATTGGCGGTTTTTGTGTAGAAAAACGTTACGAACGGGCCAAAGAAGGATCGGCCGATTTGGACGAGTGGCGCGAATTGAATTCCCGTTGGTACCAGTTTGGTGCGTTTTGTCCACTTTTCCGTAGTCATGGACAGTTCCCTTACCGCGAAATTTACAACATGGCTCCTGAAACTCATCCGGCATACAAAAGCATGGTTTATGTGAATAAACTTCGCTACCGTTTGATGCCCTACATTTATTCGCTTGCCGGAAAAACGCATTTCGAAGATTATACCATCATGCGAGCATTGGTAATGGATTTCAACGGTGATAAACAAGTAGAGAATGTTGGCGATCAATACATGTTTGGACCATCGCTGATGGTTGCCCCGGTTTACCAGTACAAGGCCCGTAGCCGCGAAGTTTATTTCCCGGCAGCCAACGGTTGGTACGATTTATATTCCGGGAAATATACCGAAGGCGGGCAGAAAATCAGTGTTGACGCACCATACGAACGGATGCCTTTGTTTGTGAAAGAAGGTTCCATTGTACCTTTTGGACCTGAAATTCAGTATGCAAGTGAGAAACAAGCTGATGTAATTACCTTGTATGTTTATACTGGTAAAAATGCGGAGTTTACGCTATATGAAGATGAAGGCATTAACTACAATTATGAAAAGGGATCATTCAGTACCATACAGTTCAAATACGATGAAACTTCAGGAAAATTGACCATTGGAGATGCAACCGGATCGTTCGATGGAATGCTGAAATCACGCAAATTCAATATCGTTTGGGTAGGTAAGCAGAAACCTGTGGCTTTCGACTTAAGCCGGAAAGCTGATGAAACGGTAACTTATGACGGTAAAGCACTGGAAGTGATAAGAAAATAA